The Mauremys reevesii isolate NIE-2019 linkage group 1, ASM1616193v1, whole genome shotgun sequence genome segment GAcaaaggtggggttttttttgttttttttttgttttccccacTCTCAGATTTTGAGCTATCCGAAGAATAGGGAACTCCGTACATGATGGTCTCTCTAGCCTGGCTTTCACTGAATTAAGTGACAAATGATGGATAACCAGTATCCACACTTGTGTTTCCTGTTAGTGACTATTAAGGTTTCCCATATCAAGATGTGTAGGAATTATTGATGCATGGAGCACCATGAAACGTGGAATTGGCATTAGTAGGATTAGTGGTTCATATTTCATTTATCTGAATAATTAAAATgccatttttcagtgtgtgatgAGTGAGCAATCTGCTTCACTGATGAGAACAGCTACCAGTAGCATATGTAGTGTCTCATATTCACATTGCTTCTTCATCCAGGCATTTGTACTGAGACCATCACCCTGGACCCTGGGCACATACAAGAAGTTGGGAGAACGTACAGTACACGCAAGAGAAACTgttctgcctcagagttggacaccttctcccctactccatgtcagattccaatacaaccgacttcaccaacccctccaccttcatcctgctgggcattcctggcctggaggtggcccatgtctggatctccatccctttctgcaccatgtacgccatagccatcttggggaacttcaccatcctgttcatcgtgaagaGGGAGCTGAGtctccatgggcccatgtactatttcctctgcatgctggccatcaccgacctggtcctgtctacGTCCATCATGCCTAAAacactgagcatcttctggttcaattccagggagatcgatttcagtgcctgcctcacccagatgtacttccttcactgcttctcagtgatggagtctgggatcttcgTCGctatggcttttgatcgctatgtggccatctgccatcccctgagacattccaccatcctgacaaaccctgTGGTGGCCAAGATCTTtctggccgtggtgctgcgcgGTGGCACCTTTGTACTGCCTTATCTTCTCCTGGCAAGGCGGTGGCCATATTGCAGTAACAAAATCATCTCCCACACGCACTGTGAGCACAtggctgtggtgaagctggcctgtgccGACACCCACCtcagtagttactatggcctcTTTGTGCTATTCTCTGTGATTggtctggatgtgttttttatcactgtgtcctatacccagatcctcagagcaatcttcagcctcc includes the following:
- the LOC120396937 gene encoding olfactory receptor 52R1-like, translating into MSDSNTTDFTNPSTFILLGIPGLEVAHVWISIPFCTMYAIAILGNFTILFIVKRELSLHGPMYYFLCMLAITDLVLSTSIMPKTLSIFWFNSREIDFSACLTQMYFLHCFSVMESGIFVAMAFDRYVAICHPLRHSTILTNPVVAKIFLAVVLRGGTFVLPYLLLARRWPYCSNKIISHTHCEHMAVVKLACADTHLSSYYGLFVLFSVIGLDVFFITVSYTQILRAIFSLPTKDAQLKTLGTCSSHFCAILAFYISALFSSLTYRFGHNVDQHFHVLIANVYLLVPPTLNPIIYGVRTKQIWDRLLRLFTHKGT